Genomic segment of Hymenobacter aquaticus:
AGGCCGAATATGAATCGTACTTTGCGCCGTATTTCGACTTCGTGCAGTTTGAAACGGCCCCCAATTCCATTAAGCCCCGGCAGGGGCGGGAGTTGTTTATCTGCTTAACCAGGAAAGCCTAAGCTTGTGCGCCCGCCCCAAACCATGTTTGCCGCCGGCATTGCCCTGCTGGGAAAAGTGCTGAACGTCGTGCTGCTCGTGGTGTGCGGCGGGGCAGCGGGCTGGGCCGGGCGGCTGTTTCTGAGCCGGCGGGCGTTGCCCTACGACGCGGCCGGTCGGTACTACAACGCCCGCACCGGGGTGCTGTACGACCAGCAGATCGTCTGGGTCGCGCTGGGCCTGGCGCTGCTGTTTGGCCTGCTGACCGGGCTGCTGCTGGTGTCGGCCTACAAGCTCTACTTCCCTTCCAAGCGGCGCCCCGGCCGCTGATTTCTTCTACATTCTTCCGCTGCTTTACCTTTGCTTTCCATGATAGACTCCCTCGCCAACGTGCTGCCCCATTTTCGCAATACCAACTCCGGCCAGTTTTTCCTGATGGCCGGGCCCTGCGTCATTGAGGGCGAAGACATGGCCCTGCGCATCGCCGAAAAGGTGAAGCACATGACCGATAAGCTCCAGATTCCCTACATCTTCAAGGGTTCCTACCGCAAAGCCAACCGCTCCCGCCTCGATTCCTTCACCGGCATCGGCGACGAAACGGCCCTGCGCATCCTGCAGAAAGTCGGCCGCGAAATCGGGGTGCCGACCGTGACGGATATTCACGAGTCGGAGGAAGCTGCGCTGGCCGCCGAGTACGTGGACGTGCTCCAGATTCCGGCTTTTTTGTGCCGCCAGACCGATCTGCTGGTAGCCGCGGCCAAAACCGGCAAGGTGGTCAACGTGAAGAAGGGCCAGTTTCTGAGCGGCGAGTCGATGCAGTTTGCCGTGGATAAGATCCGGCAGTCGGGCAATGAGCACGTGATTCTCACCGACCGGGGCAACTCCTTCGGCTACTCCGACCTCGTAGTGGACTTCCGCAACCTGCCCGCCATGCGCAGCTTCGGCGTGCCGGTGGTGATGGACGTGACCCACTCCCTGCAGCGCCCCAACCAAAGCAGCGGCGTCACCGGCGGCCAGCCCGCCCTGATTGAAACCATTGCCAAAGCCGCCATTGCCGTGGGTGCCGACGGTCTGTTCATCGAAACCCACCCCACGCCCGCCACCGCCAAATCGGACGGGGCCAACATGCTGGCCCTGGATCAGTTGGAAGCCCTGCTCATCAAGCTCACCCGCGTGCGGGAAGCCGTGCGGTAGAGTTTAGTTGTCAGTTGTCAGTTGATATTTCGTTTTGCCTGACAACTGACAACGAACAACTGACAACTAAGACGATAGGTACTTAATTCGCTCCAGCAGCTTGTCTACCGCGTTGTTGAAGCGCAAAGTGAAGTGCTGCTTGGGCTGATTTTTCCGGAAAAAGACCAAGCCGATAAAGAACAGGTCGATGGTAAGGCTCACCTCCGGGTGAGCCTTTATCGTGTGCCAGGCCCGCTCCATTTCCGCCGACCAGTGAATGTCGTCCAGGATAAACAGGCTGCGCTCGGTGCGGTAGGGCAGGCACTGCTCGAAGTAGCGCACGGTGGGCTCGTAGCGGTGGTTGCCGTCGAAAAAGGCGAAGTCGAGGGGGGCAGGCAGGGCGGCCAGGGCCGGGGCCAGGGTGTCGTCGAGGTTGCCCTCCACCACGTCGATGTTGCGCAGTTGCAGCGTTTCGAAGGTTTGCCGGGCCACGGCGGCCGTTTGGGGGCAGCCTTCGAAAGTAAGAACCCGGGCCTGGGCGTTGGGCGCGGCCAGGTAGGCCGTAGTGAGGCCCAGGGAAGTACCCAGCTCCAGAATGGTGCGGGGCTGAAAATGATTGACCAGCCGGAACAGCAGCTGCGCGAAGGGCCGGGGCTTGGCGGCGGCGCGGGCAATGCTGCGGATGCTGCGCTGCCGGCCCGCCCCGGTGTGGGAGCCGGCCCCGAAGTCGCGCACGGTGAGTAGGGTATTGTCGTGCAGCAGGGCCGCGCGCCGCGCCTCGATG
This window contains:
- the kdsA gene encoding 3-deoxy-8-phosphooctulonate synthase encodes the protein MIDSLANVLPHFRNTNSGQFFLMAGPCVIEGEDMALRIAEKVKHMTDKLQIPYIFKGSYRKANRSRLDSFTGIGDETALRILQKVGREIGVPTVTDIHESEEAALAAEYVDVLQIPAFLCRQTDLLVAAAKTGKVVNVKKGQFLSGESMQFAVDKIRQSGNEHVILTDRGNSFGYSDLVVDFRNLPAMRSFGVPVVMDVTHSLQRPNQSSGVTGGQPALIETIAKAAIAVGADGLFIETHPTPATAKSDGANMLALDQLEALLIKLTRVREAVR
- a CDS encoding O-methyltransferase, yielding MHSPFVFGLYTHVINHDGAFAAYEPIEARRAALLHDNTLLTVRDFGAGSHTGAGRQRSIRSIARAAAKPRPFAQLLFRLVNHFQPRTILELGTSLGLTTAYLAAPNAQARVLTFEGCPQTAAVARQTFETLQLRNIDVVEGNLDDTLAPALAALPAPLDFAFFDGNHRYEPTVRYFEQCLPYRTERSLFILDDIHWSAEMERAWHTIKAHPEVSLTIDLFFIGLVFFRKNQPKQHFTLRFNNAVDKLLERIKYLSS